The Paraburkholderia sp. PREW-6R genomic interval CGCACGCCTTCGGCCGGACGCGGGTCGACTGCCTCCACGGCCTCCGCGAAGAGTTTCGCGAGCACACCGGTGGTGTGCACCCACAGTGCCAGCACGCCCGCGAACGGGCCGAGCCCCACCGCGACGATGAACAACATGGCAAAGACCATCTCGTTGATCGCCCGGCACGCATCCATCAGGCGGCGCATCGGCTGCACGACCCATGCCGGCGCCATGTTGTGCGCGGACATCAGCCCACACGGCACCGCGCACACGAGCGAGAGGGCCGTGCCCCACACGGCGACCGACAGCGTCACCACCATCTCCTGGACGTACGTGCGCCATTCGGTGAAATCCGGAGGAAAGAAGTCCTTCGCGAACTGGCCCATGTTGCCGGAATCGGCGAACAGATCCAGCGGCCGCATATCGGCGCTGTGCCACGTGCCACCCAGCAAGGCAAGGAGCGCAATCCAGCCGATCAGCGAGAGC includes:
- the phnE gene encoding phosphonate ABC transporter, permease protein PhnE; this translates as MNTADLIASPARTKEALAQQSARPTAPAAGKRSWLSLIGWIALLALLGGTWHSADMRPLDLFADSGNMGQFAKDFFPPDFTEWRTYVQEMVVTLSVAVWGTALSLVCAVPCGLMSAHNMAPAWVVQPMRRLMDACRAINEMVFAMLFIVAVGLGPFAGVLALWVHTTGVLAKLFAEAVEAVDPRPAEGVRATGATSLDEIIYAVLPQVLPLWISYALYRFESNVRSAMVVGMVGAGGIGVVLYEAIRSFNYAQTAAVMIMVIVVVSAIDMASAWLRERVI